The region GCGATCGATTGTCGATCAGACTTTCAGTGATGTCTATTCACCTGTCGTTGCGCCACTCAGCAACTCGTTATCCTCTCCCTCACCAATCCCTGTTTCCAGAATTCTTGATCGATTAAGGCTGCAGAACATTCACCCACTGGCAGCCTGCTCCAGCTTTCGCGATCCCATTTCGATGCTCTCCATTCACTCATCGCGGAGCAGTCATGAATTGATGACCTTGCTGCATAAATTTGTGCCGCATGTCGCCCCGTCCGGCTGGATCGCCTGGACTGGCATCCAGGGCAAACGTGGTTTACGTCGGCAGGCAATCATTCATCAGGAAATGGCGGCTCACAAAGACTGCACCCACGTCATCACCATTCGCTCACTCATCCTCTACCGTCGTCAGGCCAACTGACCTTCCCTATCGTTCCAACTTTCACTGCTTTGAAGCTATTCTCGATTCAAAGCGCTCTCTCCGGCACACCCGAAAATCTTTTCGGTAACGGCCAGACACCATTCATCTTGAGGCAATACGCCACTTTCGCTACACCTCGCCTGCAGTCACCGGCCATTTCTGCCGGTTTCCGTGTCGACCACTCGACATTTGAGGCAGGATGCCCTATGCAGAATTCTTCTCCCACAGCGTCATGCGTTTCGCCAGGCAATGGAATCAGGCCTTCCCATTTCCTTTGTCTGACTTTTTTAATCGCGACCCTCTCCCTGTGTGCTTCCTCACAGAGCATTGCCGCTGACAGAACCTTCCCTTACATCGCCACCATCGATGTGGATGCCGAACCCGTGCGCAGTGGCCCCGGCCCGCGGTATGACGTCACGACTGATCTGCCCCGCGGTTCTCAAGTGACCGTCCATCGACACGATCCCGGTGGCTGGGTCATGATTGCCCCACCTGCAGGGAGCTTCAGTTGGATTGCCGCTGAAGATATCGAACTGGATCCTGCCGATGCCGCACGTCTCAACGACGCTCAACCTGTCTCAGGAAAAGTCTCGGCCCGCACCGCTCTGGTGTATGTGGGGAGCGAACTGAATCTTTCCCGGCAAGTCGTCCAGCGTCGTCTGACCACAGGTGACAACGTCCAGATTCTGGGAGAGGCCATGCTCCCCGCCGGCAATCGTGCTCTGCGGTACTTCAAAATCTCTCCACCGACGCACGAATACCGCTGGATTACTGCCCGCGCACTTCGACCCGAAACCGATCGACCGATATCACAGGGAAGTCCATCTGGCCCGTCTTCCAGCACCATGGCGAGTGCCTCCAACATGACGGGCACTTCCTCGACAACGGCAGCCACATCAGCCAATCCCTTTTCACTGGAAATTCCGCCATTATCGAGTGAGATGTCATCAACAGAGGCCAGCGATTCTGTGCCGCTGGCATCCACCAGCACCAGCCGCGAAGAGTCTGCAGCCCCACCAGCGTTTCCTGTCGCTTCGGCTGTAGAACCTGCCCCTCTTCCAGAAATTTCCCGAGCAGAAGTCACTCCCCGCACTCGTCGAGAACACCTCAGCCAGATCGACCAGCAGCTCCGGACAATGGTGACACAAACTCCGGATCGCTGGGATCTCACCAGGATCGAACAGCAGTACCGGCAACTCGCTGCCGATACGACAGACGAAACATTCCAGTATGTTGTCGATCAGCGAATTCACAGTCTCTCTCGATATCAGAAGATCTACAGCGACTATCAGGACTTCGATCGCATTTTCCGTGAGGCACGCGAGAAAGACGCTGCCCTTCAGGCACAAGCGGCTGTCAATCGGGCAGCACTCCAACAAGCTCCGAACACAGCTCAACTCCGCAATGCTCCACCAGGAACTGCTTACCCTCGGCCCATCGCACAACAACCGCCCCGGCAGTTGGCTGCTTCCGCTCCTCACCTTGCGCCCTCAAACTCAATGGTGCCTCCCGGCAGCGCCATTCAACCCGTGAATCATCAGGTTCCTGCAAATTCACAAGCCACAGGTCCTCAAGCGACCAGTGCCATCACCCCGGCAAATGCTCAGAACATGACGGCTTCAGTCCCGATCCGAGCCACAGCCAGGCCCGCCTCCCAGGGAGCTTCCATTCCCAATTTTGATGGAGCAGGTGTCCTCAAGAAAGTTCAGCCACGCCCCATCGACTTTCCTCCACTCGCAATTACCACGACCGATGGCAAACTCCTCGCCTACGTCGAAGCTTCCGATGAACTCATGATTCAACTCGCGGATCAGATTGGTAAGCCGGTTGGTCTCAAAGGAGTTCGAGCCTTTGAAGATCGATTCTCGACCGATGTGATCAAGGCTCAGTCGTGGCAGCCTGTCATTCTGCAGAATGCCCCGCTCGCAGGCTCTCCGAGGCGCTAACAAACGCAAGTCGCCAATCGGTTTCCGTCAACCTCTGATATCGTTCGCAAAGTGAATCATGCTCCACAGGTTACGGCAGTGGCTCAGTCCCGACCTCGCGATTGATCTCGGCAGTGCGAACACACGCATTGCCCTGTTCAATCAAGGGATCGTGCTCGACGAACCCACAGTCGTCGCTCTTCAGAACGGCTCTCGAAAAATTCTTGGGCGCGGTGCCGCCGTGGGAAAACTGGCCCGGCAGATGCTTGGCCGAACTCCCGATTCGATCTCGGCAGTTCGACCCATTCGTCATGGTGTCATCACTGATTTCGAACTCTGCGAAGCCATGCTGCGGCACTTCGTCCAAAAAGCGGCCAAACAATCACCCGGGTTTCGACCTCGTGTCCTCGTCTCTGTTCCGCAATCGATCACATCGGTCGAACGTCGAGCTGTTTTTGGGACTGCCGAACGCGCTGGTGCCGGTTCGATCTATCTCCTCGAATCCGCGAAAGCCACAGCCATTGGTGCCGGAATGCCGATTTCCGAACCCTTGGCGAGCCTGGTCTGCAATATCGGAGCCGGCACCACGGAAGTCGCCATCTTCAGCCTGGGAGAGACCGTGGCTTCCTGCTCGACTCGTATTGCCGGTGATACTTTCGACGACGCGATTGTCGATTGGATGAAGCAGCGTTTTGGCCTGAAAATCGGCCGTCAGACAGCAGAAAATCTCAAACGCGAAGTGGGCTCAGCCTCTCTCCAGACCAGTGAAAGAGCGACCGAAGTCAATGGCCTCGATGCGATGAGCAGCGTGCCGCGTAAAGTCCTCGTGACCACAGGTGAGGTTCGCCAGGCCATCATGGCCCCACTGGCGAAGATCCTTTCCGGGATTCGACAGGTCCTCGAACAATGCCAGCCAGAACTTGTGGCCGACCTCGCCGATACCGGCATGGTGCTCGCTGGTGGCAGTGCCCTGCTTCCCGGATTAGACGACTTCTTCAGCGAGCAACTGGCCATCCCCGTTCTGATTGCTGAAGATCCTGAACAAACCGTCGTTCGTGGTCTGTCCATCTGCAGCGAACATCTTAACGAATGGCAATCGTCACTGTTCAGCATTCACAACAGTTAATCGACAGGGGCTGCTCTTTACGACTCCACGCCTCTCGAAAAACTGACTGTCAGCAATCTCGTTTCAAGGCCTATTGCGATTGAATGATCGACGCTTCTTCAATCCACTTCACTTCAGCCCTGCGCAGGCCCTACTGGTTATCCTGACGCTACTTGTTCCATTACTTCCAGCGGGCATGACCAGTGCGTGGAAAACAACAGCTCGGGATGTGGTAGCCCCCGGCTGTCTCATCCTGCGGGAACTTCAAGTTCATCTGGCCGCCCCCATTTCCCGCCGTCTGACGGGCTTATTTCAACGTTCGACTTCTCACGATCTGCAAGCTGTTGACTTATCCGAAAACACAGCTTCCATACTTGGGCAGCAACTCGAACGCGAACGCGAGAAAACCCACCGGCTCACAGCCTTACTACTTACACCATCTCACACCAGCAAATCATTCCATCCCGATAGCAGCATCAGCCCACAGTCTTCCCGGATTGTTCCCATAAGCTTTGAACATGCCGATTTCGAACAGACATCGAACTCCTCTCGACTTCGCGCCGGCAGCAGAAGACTCTTCGTAGCAGATCTCATCGAAGCCACATTGCTGGGCAGCGAACTTTCCAGAAACTGGAAATCCGGCGCCATCATCGCACGGGGAAGTCGGCAAGGAATCGAAGAGTCGGCCTGGGTCGTGAAATCTTCCGAACCTTTGCTGGATCTTGGCCATGATCACAACATCGCCCCGGCCGATCTCGTACTGACAGCCGGTTTGGTCGTAGTTGGCAAAGTGGAGCGAGTCGGCAACTGGACGAGCACTTTTCTACCAGTCACTCATGGCAGATTTCGCTGCCGGGCCATGGTGGTTCGCCAGGGTGAAAACTCGACAGTTTCTCAGAAGCCCACAATTCTTACGCAAACGATTCTCGCGGGAGATGGCACCCAGACATGTCGTCTTGAGAAAATCTCTGACAACATTGGCCTGCGTGTCGGAGATGAAGTCTATTCACTGGAAGACGATGGTCTTCTCAATCGACCACTCTTCCTGGGAACGATTACCAAAGCCACATTACCTGCAGAAGATCGTTACTGGGAAGTTCAGGTCACACCGGAGTATCTCCATCCCTCCTTCACAACGTCAGATCCATATGTCTCTTCCAGTTCAGTGGTGACCACAGCTTCCACTCCATCGCCACCATTTCCTGCACAGCTGAGCATCCTGCGCCTGCGTCCCAATTCATCCCGTTTCGAGAATGACAGTCCCTCATCAGAGGGAGTTCTGCCATGAAGCGTTTGCTATCCTTTGTGGCTCTCTTGTGTGTGGCCTATCTGATTCCTTGTCTGATGAGTCTGGCTCCTGACCATAACGACCAGGCCAGCGTACTTCCCGTGGCTCAAAATCTCTGGCAGGGATTCATTCTTCCCGCGCTAGGTTTAGGTCTCATGGTACTTTGGGGCCGTTGTGGACTTCCGGCTTCGGCTCCACTTCTGGCAGCGGCCTGCATGGGATTGTTACTCGACGGACTGTCTGATTCGAACCGTATGGGCCTGCAGACCATCACCTGCACACTCTTGATGGCCGGTCTCATCTGGTGGCACTCGGCACCAATCAATCAACCATGGCAATGGATCATCAGCCTGCCGCTCGCGACAGCACTGGGCTCGACAGCCAGCTTCATCAGCTTGAATTTCCCCGCAGGCTGGATCACTCAGCTGGTGACAGAGGTCAGCATCGTCACCATCGTGGTCATCGCCGGAACAACGATCACGCGATTACCGCAAATCTATTTTGCCCCTGCACCCAGAGAGGCCTTCTCACTCAGCAACCGCTGGAATCGCCTGACTCCCGATTGATCCTTTTACCAAGTTGCAGTCAATAATCCTTATTGAACCTTGCGACGCAGGTAGTCACCCGCCGCGATGATCTCCTGCCGACCTGAGGCAAACTCCGTAAAGCGTTTGACGAATCCGTGAATCATTCCCGGATACTCCACAAACTCCACGTCATTCCCGGCGACCTGCAAATTATCCGCATAGAGAGTTCCCTCATCATAGAGCGGGTCATAACCGGCGACACAAATTCGCGCTGGCGGCAAACCTCGAAGATTTCCCTGCAGCGGTGAAGCATAGGGATGACGTCTCTCAGCAACCTGGGGCTGGTAGAGCGACCAGAACCATTTCATATCTTCCCGGCTGAGAAAATACCCAGCCCGATAGGCTTCATAACTGCTGCTCTCAAAGTTGGCATCCGTCACCGGATAAAACAGAACTTGAGCCGCTGGCAGATGCTCCCCACGATCACGCAACATCTGGCACAGCACAGTCGCCAGGTTTGCACCCGCACTATCACCAGCCACGGCATACTTCTGCCCCGGCAAAAGCTGCGAACACACCCAGCGGGCAGCCAGTTCGGCATCAATTGTCGCCGCAGGAAACGGAAATTCCGGCGCAAGCCGATATTCAACAGAAACAATCGTCATTCCACTGGCGAGTGCCAATTCCCGCACCAGCGAATCAAAATAAACAACACTCCCAATCACCCATCCGCCACCATGAAAATACAGACAGATATGCCCGGAAGCCGCATGGGGACGATAGATGCGTAAAGCGAGTTGATTATCATCGCTCACAAGCGGTCTGACTGGTGAGGATCCCACCACCTCACGTGAAATTAGCTGCATTTCTCGATTGATGCACACATCCTCAATCATCTCAAAACGATCATCGGCCGCAAATGCTGCAGGCGCTGCCTCTTCCCACTGAGCTTTACGGATCGCCACTGCACCCAGTTCACTCACAGGTGGCAGATGGAGAGCATTGAGCTGTTCGAGAAATCGCACCGCATCCGCTTCGAGGGGCATATCGACTCTCACTTACTCAGAGAACGCAATATCCGGAGCATCCATTGCACTGTAGTCTTCGAAACGCATGAATTCCCTTCGCCATGTAAGCCGCACGATCCCGGTCGGCCCGCTGCGGTGTTTGGCCACGATCACTTCGGCCAACCCTGGCTGATCTTCCGGGTTATAAGCATCGGGTCGATGGAGGAACATGACGATATCTGCATCCTGCTCAATGGCACCACTTTCTCGCAGGTCGGCCATTTTCGGACGTTTGTCTTCTCGAAGTTCCACTCCCCGGTTGAGCTGTGACAGCGCAATCACTGGAATCTCATTTTCCTTGGCGATTCCCTTTAACCGCCGGGTGATCTGCGCGATCTGCTGCTCACGCGGCGCCCGCTTATCTTCCGGTTCAATCAGCTGCAAATAGTCGATGATAATCAGACCCAACTGATTCTTTCGTTTGAGCCTGCGGGCAATCGCACTGATCTGCCCCACTGTCCGTCCGGGAGCATCATCAATAAACAGTGGCACCCGGCTCAATTCCGAAGAAGCCGTCATCAAGGCATGTTTCTCGGCCTGATCAAGATCCCCTTTACGCAACCGGTGACCATCCAGCCGTGCCCTGATACACAAAAATCGCTCAGCCAGTTCCAGCTTCGACTGTTCCAGACTGAATACCAGCACGGTATTGCCATTGGTGGCGACCGCTTCCGCCAGATTACAAACCAGTGCGGTCTTACCCATACTGGGGCGGGCTGCGAGAATGATCAGTTCTGCCGCCTGAAACCCGTTCGTCTGGCGATCCAGATCCAGAAATCCAGTCGAAAGACCGCTGATCACACCTTCGCGATCAAACCTCGCGTTAATCCGATGCAACGTCTGCATCATGATCGTGTTCATGTCGATCTGCGAACTGCGCTCCTGCTCCTGCAGAATACCGAAAATTTTCTGCTCAGCCCGTGAAAGCACCTCCGAGGTATCATCCGAACCCGAGTAACAATCCCGCAACACCTCGGTGCAGGCGTCAGTCAATGATCGCTGAATCCAGCGATCGCGCACAATCTCTGCATAACCTTTCACGTTCGCAGCATGCGGTACCGTCTCGAGCACCTCCATCAGGTACTCAATACCACCCACATCTTCTAACTGCGACTTCTGATCCAGATGCTCGGCGACAGTCACTGGATCAACTGGCTGCTTGTTGTCTTCAACAATCGCCTTGATGGCGGCATAGATCAGTTGATGGCCGTGATGATAGAAATGATCCGCCAGCAGGAAGTCGGCCACTTCGTCAAAGGCTCGACTCTGAAGCAGAATACTCCCGAGAACACTCTTCTCAGCAATCAGGTTCTGCGGCGGCACATGACCCGCAAAATCTGAAGCCGTCGGTTTGACTCGTGATTTCTCTGATCGCGAAAATTCAGTGGCCATGGCACTTCCCTTGACCATTCGATCTCGGATCGACCTCGTAACAACCATTCACCAGAAGCTTGCCGCCGATCTTCCCCGACATCAAACAAAACACCCAGGGAATACCTGGGTGTTTTAAATTTCGTGGTGCCGCAAAATCGAGTTTCGCCCGGCATCATTTGAAAAGCTGAGTTGATATTACTTCTTGACGGCTGGCACAACCCAAACCTTAACATCAGTCTTGATTTCACCGTAAATATGAATCTTGACTGTGTACATACCCAGTTCTTTGAGTGGCCCATCCAGACGAACCTGATCGGCTTCGATGGCATAACCAGCCGATTTCAGCGACTTGCTGATGTCGTGACCCAGGATCGAACCGAACAGATGACCGTCTTCGTTGGCATTTGCTTCCAGAGTGACGCTGTACTTGCCGACCGCTTCAGCCAACTTCTGCAGATCAGCCATACGCTTGGCCTGGAGTTCAGCCAGATTCTGCTTATGACGTTCAACAGCTCGCTTGTTTTCAGGAGTCGCAACCGTTGCCAACCCCTGTGGAAGCAGAAAATTTCGAGCGTAACCGGGTCGGACCTTAACGATCTCGCCCTGTTCGCCCAATGATTCCACCGATTCCACCAGGAGAAGCTCAACCTGACGGGAAACTCGGGACATCCCGGAGGCGGTAACGTTTGCACGACCCATGACTGCCACTTCTTTCACTGACTTGATTGGCCTGTTCAAGCTGGCCCAGTAAACCTCAAAGCCTGCCCTGATTCAGACAGGCCCATGACTGGGAATCACTTCAACACGACCATCGAAATATTAATCTCAAATCTCGACTGAGTTGACCGACAGAACACTGTGTTGACCGACAGAACGCTTACAAGGTTAACGCATGGCCTTAGAAAGGCACGTCGTCATCACCACCGCCAAAATCACCGTAATCACTGCCCATCGATTCAGAAGGTGCAGGCTGTCCGCCATCCCGTGAGGAACCACGTCCACCGCGACCACCCTCAAAAGAGCCAGAATCTCCCCGGGATGAGGATTCTCCTCGCCCACCAGCAGATCCGCCATCACGAGAACCCAGCAACTGGAGAGTTTCACCCACCACTCGCATCTTGGATCGCTTCTGCCCGGTCTCTTTATCGTCCCAGGTATCCAGTTGCAAACGACCTTCAATGAAGACAGGTCGCCCCTTGGCCAGATACTCACCAGCAACTTCGGCCTGTCGCCCCCAGAGAGTTACG is a window of Planctopirus limnophila DSM 3776 DNA encoding:
- the mreB gene encoding rod shape-determining protein produces the protein MLHRLRQWLSPDLAIDLGSANTRIALFNQGIVLDEPTVVALQNGSRKILGRGAAVGKLARQMLGRTPDSISAVRPIRHGVITDFELCEAMLRHFVQKAAKQSPGFRPRVLVSVPQSITSVERRAVFGTAERAGAGSIYLLESAKATAIGAGMPISEPLASLVCNIGAGTTEVAIFSLGETVASCSTRIAGDTFDDAIVDWMKQRFGLKIGRQTAENLKREVGSASLQTSERATEVNGLDAMSSVPRKVLVTTGEVRQAIMAPLAKILSGIRQVLEQCQPELVADLADTGMVLAGGSALLPGLDDFFSEQLAIPVLIAEDPEQTVVRGLSICSEHLNEWQSSLFSIHNS
- the dnaB gene encoding replicative DNA helicase, producing MATEFSRSEKSRVKPTASDFAGHVPPQNLIAEKSVLGSILLQSRAFDEVADFLLADHFYHHGHQLIYAAIKAIVEDNKQPVDPVTVAEHLDQKSQLEDVGGIEYLMEVLETVPHAANVKGYAEIVRDRWIQRSLTDACTEVLRDCYSGSDDTSEVLSRAEQKIFGILQEQERSSQIDMNTIMMQTLHRINARFDREGVISGLSTGFLDLDRQTNGFQAAELIILAARPSMGKTALVCNLAEAVATNGNTVLVFSLEQSKLELAERFLCIRARLDGHRLRKGDLDQAEKHALMTASSELSRVPLFIDDAPGRTVGQISAIARRLKRKNQLGLIIIDYLQLIEPEDKRAPREQQIAQITRRLKGIAKENEIPVIALSQLNRGVELREDKRPKMADLRESGAIEQDADIVMFLHRPDAYNPEDQPGLAEVIVAKHRSGPTGIVRLTWRREFMRFEDYSAMDAPDIAFSE
- the rplI gene encoding 50S ribosomal protein L9, translating into MGRANVTASGMSRVSRQVELLLVESVESLGEQGEIVKVRPGYARNFLLPQGLATVATPENKRAVERHKQNLAELQAKRMADLQKLAEAVGKYSVTLEANANEDGHLFGSILGHDISKSLKSAGYAIEADQVRLDGPLKELGMYTVKIHIYGEIKTDVKVWVVPAVKK
- a CDS encoding alpha/beta hydrolase — translated: MPLEADAVRFLEQLNALHLPPVSELGAVAIRKAQWEEAAPAAFAADDRFEMIEDVCINREMQLISREVVGSSPVRPLVSDDNQLALRIYRPHAASGHICLYFHGGGWVIGSVVYFDSLVRELALASGMTIVSVEYRLAPEFPFPAATIDAELAARWVCSQLLPGQKYAVAGDSAGANLATVLCQMLRDRGEHLPAAQVLFYPVTDANFESSSYEAYRAGYFLSREDMKWFWSLYQPQVAERRHPYASPLQGNLRGLPPARICVAGYDPLYDEGTLYADNLQVAGNDVEFVEYPGMIHGFVKRFTEFASGRQEIIAAGDYLRRKVQ
- a CDS encoding single-stranded DNA-binding protein, giving the protein MASFNRVILMGNVTRDPQVRYTTGGMAVTELGLAVNRQWYDKASNQKKEEVTYVDVTLWGRQAEVAGEYLAKGRPVFIEGRLQLDTWDDKETGQKRSKMRVVGETLQLLGSRDGGSAGGRGESSSRGDSGSFEGGRGGRGSSRDGGQPAPSESMGSDYGDFGGGDDDVPF
- a CDS encoding rod shape-determining protein MreC; amino-acid sequence: MNDRRFFNPLHFSPAQALLVILTLLVPLLPAGMTSAWKTTARDVVAPGCLILRELQVHLAAPISRRLTGLFQRSTSHDLQAVDLSENTASILGQQLEREREKTHRLTALLLTPSHTSKSFHPDSSISPQSSRIVPISFEHADFEQTSNSSRLRAGSRRLFVADLIEATLLGSELSRNWKSGAIIARGSRQGIEESAWVVKSSEPLLDLGHDHNIAPADLVLTAGLVVVGKVERVGNWTSTFLPVTHGRFRCRAMVVRQGENSTVSQKPTILTQTILAGDGTQTCRLEKISDNIGLRVGDEVYSLEDDGLLNRPLFLGTITKATLPAEDRYWEVQVTPEYLHPSFTTSDPYVSSSSVVTTASTPSPPFPAQLSILRLRPNSSRFENDSPSSEGVLP
- a CDS encoding SH3 domain-containing protein, which produces MQNSSPTASCVSPGNGIRPSHFLCLTFLIATLSLCASSQSIAADRTFPYIATIDVDAEPVRSGPGPRYDVTTDLPRGSQVTVHRHDPGGWVMIAPPAGSFSWIAAEDIELDPADAARLNDAQPVSGKVSARTALVYVGSELNLSRQVVQRRLTTGDNVQILGEAMLPAGNRALRYFKISPPTHEYRWITARALRPETDRPISQGSPSGPSSSTMASASNMTGTSSTTAATSANPFSLEIPPLSSEMSSTEASDSVPLASTSTSREESAAPPAFPVASAVEPAPLPEISRAEVTPRTRREHLSQIDQQLRTMVTQTPDRWDLTRIEQQYRQLAADTTDETFQYVVDQRIHSLSRYQKIYSDYQDFDRIFREAREKDAALQAQAAVNRAALQQAPNTAQLRNAPPGTAYPRPIAQQPPRQLAASAPHLAPSNSMVPPGSAIQPVNHQVPANSQATGPQATSAITPANAQNMTASVPIRATARPASQGASIPNFDGAGVLKKVQPRPIDFPPLAITTTDGKLLAYVEASDELMIQLADQIGKPVGLKGVRAFEDRFSTDVIKAQSWQPVILQNAPLAGSPRR